The proteins below are encoded in one region of Equus przewalskii isolate Varuska chromosome 1, EquPr2, whole genome shotgun sequence:
- the C1H10orf95 gene encoding uncharacterized protein C10orf95 homolog, with protein sequence MYSFSCLAPGDGIWPPLQPLTYTYLLAPLLLPPIQAHNFCSRPRSLRAGEWGAPREYHCFHGPGAPLGAVPPLWVFPQAYAAPGYLGPSPQAPAAAGMAAAESAAPWPEGGRLQAELRWGHVVRALGPRLELPDFVRRELRRVYGAYPRTDVRVTYRGGEFLLQAAPRVREPEDRVRRTVVRRTVLRPPASSSSGSGDSGPGRKAAERGCGGKKRAVLS encoded by the coding sequence ATGTACTCGTTCAGCTGCCTGGCGCCCGGGGACGGCATCTGGCCTCCGCTGCAGCCCCTCACCTACACCTACCTGCTGGCCCCTCTGCTGCTGCCCCCCATCCAGGCCCACAACTTCTGCAGCCGGCCCCGGAGCCTGAGAGCGGGGGAGTGGGGCGCCCCGCGGGAATACCACTGCTTCCACGGCCCGGGTGCGCCCCTGGGGGCCGTGCCGCCCTTGTGGGTCTTCCCGCAGGCCTACGCCGCCCCCGGCTACCTGGGGCCGTCGCCTCAGGCGCCCGCAGCGGCAGGGATGGCGGCGGCCGAGAGCGCGGCGCCGTGGCCGGAGGGCGGCCGCCTACAGGCTGAGCTGCGCTGGGGCCACGTGGTGCGTGCGCTGGGTCCGCGCCTGGAGCTGCCCGACTTTGTGCGGCGGGAGCTGCGGCGCGTGTACGGCGCGTACCCGCGCACCGACGTGCGCGTCACCTACCGCGGCGGCGAGTTCCTGCTGCAGGCGGCGCCGCGCGTGCGCGAGCCCGAGGACCGCGTGCGGAGGACCGTGGTGCGGAGGACCGTGCTGCGCCCGCccgccagcagcagcagcggcagcgggGACAGCGGCCCGGGCCGGAAAGCGGCGGAGCGCGGCTGCGGCGGGAAGAAGAGGGCAGTCCTCAGCTGA